In uncultured Bacteroides sp., the following proteins share a genomic window:
- a CDS encoding SDR family oxidoreductase — MNEMFSIAGKVAIVTGGSGVLGSNIARGFLEAGAKVLIIGAHQENVDKVITELSPLGEVLGVTCNVLNVEELKVVKDNILDRWGRVDILVNAAGGNIPGGTLTQDQTIFDMKIADMNKVVDLNLNGSVYPCLVFGEIMAKQGFGNIINVSSMATFEALTRVPGYSIAKSGIEIFTKWLAMEMATKFNEKIRVNAIAPGFFIGNQNRAVLINPDGSLTERSQKVLAKTPMKRFGDIKELNGAVQFLCSDAASFITGVVLPIDGGFSSFSGV; from the coding sequence ATGAACGAAATGTTTAGCATTGCCGGAAAAGTAGCTATTGTTACTGGTGGTTCCGGTGTATTAGGTAGCAATATTGCACGAGGCTTTCTCGAAGCCGGTGCAAAAGTACTGATTATTGGTGCTCATCAGGAGAATGTAGATAAGGTTATCACTGAATTGTCACCACTAGGCGAAGTTTTGGGTGTGACTTGCAACGTACTTAATGTTGAAGAACTTAAGGTGGTGAAGGATAATATCCTTGATCGTTGGGGAAGAGTAGATATCCTTGTAAATGCAGCTGGTGGAAATATTCCCGGAGGAACACTAACACAAGACCAGACCATATTTGATATGAAGATTGCCGACATGAATAAGGTGGTTGATCTCAATCTGAACGGATCTGTTTACCCTTGCCTTGTTTTTGGTGAAATAATGGCAAAACAAGGATTTGGAAATATCATCAATGTTTCATCAATGGCTACATTTGAAGCGTTGACCCGTGTACCGGGATATTCTATTGCAAAGAGTGGTATCGAGATATTTACCAAATGGCTGGCTATGGAGATGGCTACTAAATTCAATGAAAAGATCAGAGTAAATGCTATTGCTCCCGGATTCTTTATCGGCAATCAGAACAGAGCCGTACTTATCAACCCAGATGGATCATTGACAGAACGCAGTCAGAAGGTACTGGCAAAGACTCCAATGAAGCGTTTTGGTGATATCAAGGAACTTAATGGTGCGGTTCAGTTCCTTTGCAGTGATGCAGCAAGCTTCATTACCGGAGTGGTACTTCCTATTGATGGTGGATTCAGTTCATTTAGCGGAGTATAG
- the uxuA gene encoding mannonate dehydratase, whose product MEKTWRWFGKKDKITLSMLRQIGVEGIVTALHDVPNGEIWTLEAIKELKDYIEAAGLRWSVVESLPVSESIKYAGADRDQLIANYKVSLANLGKAGVKTVCYNFMPVIDWIRTDLEHPWPDGTSSLYFDKIRFAYFDCHILKREGAEKDYTPEELAKVRELDKTITEAEKDDLINTIIVKTQGFVNGNIKEGDQNPVAIFNRLLDLYKGIDKNALRANMKYFLEQIMPVCNEYGINMCVHPDDPPFQMLGLPRIVTGEADIDWFLHAVDNPHNGLTFCAGSLSAGLHNDVPVLAKKYVNRVHFVHLRSTEATSDGNFMESSHLGGRGHVIDLVRIFEKERPEVPMRVDHGRLMLDDGDKGYNPGYSFHGRMFALAQVDGIMATVRDELSK is encoded by the coding sequence ATGGAAAAGACCTGGAGATGGTTTGGCAAGAAGGATAAGATTACTCTTTCCATGCTGAGACAGATAGGAGTGGAGGGCATTGTGACTGCCCTGCACGATGTACCCAATGGGGAAATATGGACACTCGAAGCGATAAAGGAACTTAAAGATTATATTGAAGCAGCAGGCCTTCGGTGGTCGGTTGTGGAGAGTTTGCCCGTTAGCGAAAGCATCAAGTATGCCGGGGCGGACAGGGATCAGCTGATAGCTAATTACAAAGTAAGTCTGGCTAATCTGGGTAAGGCAGGCGTGAAGACCGTTTGCTACAACTTTATGCCGGTGATCGATTGGATTCGTACGGACCTGGAACATCCATGGCCCGATGGTACCAGCTCGCTTTACTTCGATAAAATCCGCTTTGCTTACTTTGACTGCCACATTCTAAAACGTGAGGGAGCTGAAAAGGACTATACACCTGAAGAATTAGCAAAGGTTCGCGAACTGGATAAAACCATTACCGAAGCAGAGAAAGACGATCTGATCAATACCATCATTGTTAAGACACAAGGCTTTGTGAATGGAAATATCAAGGAAGGCGATCAGAATCCGGTAGCTATCTTCAACAGGTTGCTCGACTTATATAAAGGGATTGACAAGAATGCGCTTCGTGCAAATATGAAATACTTTCTGGAACAGATTATGCCCGTGTGCAATGAATATGGAATAAACATGTGCGTGCATCCTGATGATCCTCCTTTCCAGATGCTTGGCCTTCCACGCATTGTTACCGGTGAAGCAGATATAGACTGGTTCCTTCATGCGGTTGATAATCCACACAACGGACTCACTTTCTGTGCCGGTTCGCTGAGCGCCGGACTGCATAACGATGTGCCCGTATTGGCTAAGAAATATGTGAATCGTGTTCACTTTGTGCATCTTCGCAGTACGGAAGCTACATCGGATGGTAACTTTATGGAATCATCCCATCTGGGTGGAAGAGGACATGTTATTGATCTGGTTCGCATTTTTGAGAAGGAAAGACCGGAAGTGCCTATGCGTGTAGATCACGGCAGACTGATGCTCGACGATGGCGACAAAGGTTATAATCCCGGTTATTCTTTCCACGGACGCATGTTCGCACTTGCTCAGGTAGATGGAATTATGGCAACAGTGAGAGACGAATTATCAAAATAA
- a CDS encoding alpha-glucuronidase family glycosyl hydrolase, with product MKLYFYTLLFVFIPGIVFAEDGSQLWLRYQSLPDNQVKALSSVITSVACDEPSDNLAFGELQTAWRQLTGTELPVTRSVQEHSLVIGTKNSKLIQPFGLSKELQVLGNEGFIIRTMKHQGKDCLVLASEGETGVMYAVFNLLRTIQTALPFPSSMNVKEKPAYKIRVLNHWDNPDGTIERGYAGHSLWKWEDLPGKLSSRYKEYARANASIGINGTVLNNVNASPEILSAAYLQKVKALAAVFRPYGIRVYLSVNFSSPAALGGLPTSDPLNKDVRRWWFAKAKEIYSLIPDFGGFLVKANSEGLPGPQDFGRTHADGANMLADALKPYHGIVMWRAFVYKSGMDDRAGQAYKEFLPLDGKFRSNVILQVKNGPIDFQPREPISALFGAMKHTPIMPEFQITQEYLGESNHLVFLAPLYKECLDSDTYCSGKSSTVAKVTDGSLLPNSLTAIAGVANIGEDANWCGHHFAQANWYAFGRLAWNHELTSGQIADEWIKLTFNDKKEFVEPVKKMMLESREAVVNYMMPLGLHHLFAWGHHYGPEPWCAVEGARPDWLPSYYHKADSLGIGFNRTLSGSNSVSQYNSPLREQYNDLSSCPEQLILWFHHVPWSYKMHNGQTLWEKLCYTYDKGAQQVREFQKTWDRMEPYVDAQRFKEVQSRLKIQSKDAVWWKDACLLYFQTFSHQPIPYDIERPVNELGDLKKIKLNLQHHN from the coding sequence ATGAAATTATATTTTTATACATTATTATTTGTTTTTATTCCCGGAATTGTTTTTGCTGAGGATGGTTCGCAACTATGGCTTCGCTATCAGTCACTTCCAGATAATCAGGTTAAGGCTTTATCGTCTGTGATTACATCAGTGGCTTGTGATGAACCGTCAGACAATTTGGCTTTTGGCGAATTGCAGACTGCATGGAGACAACTTACCGGAACAGAACTGCCTGTTACTCGTTCGGTTCAGGAACATTCGCTCGTAATTGGAACAAAAAATAGTAAACTTATTCAACCATTTGGATTAAGCAAGGAACTGCAGGTATTAGGAAATGAAGGCTTCATTATACGTACAATGAAACATCAGGGTAAAGATTGTCTGGTACTTGCTTCTGAGGGGGAAACTGGAGTGATGTATGCTGTATTCAACCTTTTGAGAACCATACAGACGGCTCTTCCTTTTCCATCTTCTATGAATGTAAAAGAGAAACCTGCTTATAAAATCAGAGTGCTTAACCATTGGGATAATCCGGACGGAACAATTGAGCGAGGATATGCAGGACACTCACTCTGGAAATGGGAAGATCTTCCTGGAAAACTGTCTTCTCGCTATAAAGAATATGCCCGTGCCAATGCTTCAATTGGTATAAACGGAACGGTACTTAATAATGTAAATGCCAGTCCTGAGATTCTTAGTGCAGCTTATTTGCAGAAAGTAAAAGCACTGGCCGCGGTGTTTCGTCCGTATGGCATTCGTGTTTATCTTTCTGTTAACTTTTCTTCGCCAGCTGCACTGGGTGGACTGCCAACTTCTGACCCTTTGAACAAAGATGTTCGCCGTTGGTGGTTTGCAAAGGCAAAGGAAATATATTCACTGATCCCTGATTTTGGAGGATTTTTGGTGAAAGCCAATTCAGAAGGACTTCCTGGTCCACAGGATTTTGGGCGTACACATGCCGACGGAGCCAATATGCTGGCCGATGCTTTGAAACCTTACCACGGAATAGTGATGTGGCGTGCCTTTGTTTATAAGTCCGGAATGGACGACAGAGCTGGACAAGCTTACAAAGAATTCCTTCCCCTCGATGGAAAGTTTCGTTCCAATGTGATTCTTCAGGTGAAGAATGGCCCGATTGATTTCCAACCTCGTGAACCGATCAGCGCTTTGTTTGGTGCCATGAAGCATACGCCTATCATGCCTGAGTTTCAGATTACACAGGAATACCTGGGTGAATCTAATCATTTGGTTTTTCTGGCTCCGCTTTATAAAGAGTGTCTGGATAGTGATACTTATTGTTCAGGGAAAAGTTCTACTGTTGCCAAGGTAACGGATGGTTCTCTCTTACCCAATTCACTCACGGCCATTGCCGGGGTAGCAAATATTGGTGAAGATGCCAACTGGTGCGGACATCATTTTGCTCAGGCCAACTGGTATGCTTTTGGTAGGTTGGCATGGAATCATGAGCTGACTTCCGGTCAGATTGCCGACGAATGGATTAAGCTTACCTTCAATGATAAGAAAGAATTTGTGGAACCTGTAAAAAAGATGATGCTTGAATCACGGGAGGCTGTGGTAAATTACATGATGCCTTTGGGACTTCATCACTTGTTTGCCTGGGGACATCATTACGGTCCCGAGCCTTGGTGCGCTGTTGAAGGTGCAAGGCCCGACTGGCTACCGTCTTATTATCATAAAGCTGATTCATTGGGTATTGGGTTTAACCGTACACTTTCCGGTAGTAACTCTGTTAGTCAGTATAATTCTCCTCTTCGGGAACAATACAATGACCTGAGCAGTTGCCCCGAACAGCTTATCCTTTGGTTTCATCATGTACCATGGAGCTATAAAATGCATAACGGACAGACTTTATGGGAAAAGCTTTGCTATACCTATGACAAAGGAGCGCAGCAAGTACGTGAATTCCAGAAGACATGGGACAGAATGGAACCTTATGTTGACGCGCAGCGTTTTAAAGAGGTGCAGTCTCGCCTGAAGATACAAAGCAAGGATGCTGTTTGGTGGAAAGATGCTTGTCTGCTTTATTTCCAGACATTCTCACACCAACCTATTCCTTATGACATAGAACGCCCTGTGAATGAACTGGGCGACTTGAAGAAGATAAAACTAAATTTACAACATCATAATTAG
- a CDS encoding glycoside hydrolase family 3 C-terminal domain-containing protein has product MKAQKYCRYLLLACGLIGFGTSSAKIPPYKNTSLSFERRTEDLVSRMTLAEKVQIVRYDSPEIPRLGIPAHNFWNECLHGVARSGRATVFPQAIGMASMWDSDGMFAIADAISDEARAKHHEYASRGKRGIYQGLTYWTPNINIFRDPRWGRGMETYGEDPYLTGELAVPFIKGLQGNDPKYYKLIATAKHFAVHSGPESTRHSFDVWPSDYDMAETYTPHFKKTVEEAKVYSVMCAYQSFRGAPCCGNKFLEEMLRKQWGFKGYIVSDCWAIRDFYEKTGHHIVATPEEAAAMAIKSGTDLNCGDTYIHLADAVKKGLVTEKELDVSVKRIILARMKLGQFDPQEMVKYSKIPFSVVDSKEHQALAVDAARKSIVLLKNENNILPLSKDVKKVAVIGPNANDLEVLLGNYNGYPTNPKTPLTGLREKLPNAEVTFAQGCPLAEKLPYFSAVPTDYLFTDATMQQKGLKADYYNNSDWKGKPVHSRIDKNVDFVWRTTPPFKDLKYDHFSAKWSGVLVPPVTGEYALGGEGFSGFNLYINDKLVTKWNDIHHPRKLYELMTLEAGKAYNIRLEYTQNNTEYSIMRLLWDTPKPNLKQEAIELAKKSDVVVLCMGLSPLLEGEEMPVKVEGFSGGDRLDIKLPNTQTDLIREIQKLGKPTVLVLLNGSALAFNWENENIPAIVEAWYPGQGGGTAIADVLFGDYNPSGRLPLTFYKSIDQIPAFTEYDMTGKTYRYFKGEPLYQFGYGLSYSTFEYAIKNAPSSIKAGEEIKATAEVKNTGKYDGDEVAELYVSLPDSKLKTAIRSLQGFKRVHLKAGETKEVEFTLKPIQMSARNKDNFAVVEAGTVQISVGGKQPDAKSIASKQVVQKDVLVTGNTYYVKE; this is encoded by the coding sequence ATGAAAGCACAAAAGTACTGCAGATATCTTCTCCTGGCGTGTGGGTTAATAGGTTTTGGAACATCAAGTGCCAAGATACCTCCGTATAAGAATACGTCTCTGAGCTTTGAACGACGGACGGAAGATTTAGTTTCCAGAATGACATTGGCAGAGAAAGTTCAGATTGTGAGATATGACTCACCGGAGATACCACGACTAGGTATTCCTGCTCACAACTTTTGGAATGAATGTCTTCACGGAGTTGCCCGTTCGGGAAGAGCCACAGTTTTTCCACAGGCCATTGGTATGGCATCTATGTGGGACAGTGACGGAATGTTCGCCATTGCCGATGCAATATCTGATGAAGCTCGGGCAAAGCATCACGAATATGCTTCCCGGGGCAAAAGAGGTATTTACCAGGGGTTGACTTACTGGACGCCAAATATCAATATTTTCCGTGATCCACGTTGGGGTAGAGGAATGGAAACGTATGGCGAAGATCCTTATCTGACAGGTGAACTGGCTGTTCCTTTTATCAAGGGTTTGCAGGGCAATGATCCTAAATACTATAAACTGATTGCTACTGCAAAACACTTCGCAGTTCATAGCGGACCGGAATCTACCCGTCACTCTTTTGATGTATGGCCAAGTGATTATGATATGGCAGAAACCTATACTCCGCATTTCAAGAAGACAGTAGAGGAAGCCAAAGTTTACTCTGTGATGTGTGCTTATCAAAGTTTTCGCGGTGCACCTTGCTGTGGTAATAAATTTCTGGAAGAGATGCTTCGTAAGCAATGGGGATTCAAGGGTTACATCGTATCCGACTGTTGGGCTATCCGCGACTTCTATGAGAAAACCGGGCATCATATAGTGGCTACTCCTGAGGAAGCTGCTGCTATGGCGATAAAATCAGGAACAGATCTGAATTGTGGCGACACCTATATTCATTTAGCTGATGCTGTTAAGAAGGGATTGGTAACAGAAAAAGAACTGGATGTTTCCGTAAAGCGAATAATTCTTGCCCGCATGAAACTGGGACAATTCGATCCTCAGGAGATGGTGAAATACTCTAAGATTCCATTCAGCGTGGTTGATAGCAAAGAGCATCAGGCTTTGGCTGTTGATGCTGCCCGTAAATCTATTGTTCTGCTGAAGAATGAAAACAATATACTTCCTTTGAGCAAGGATGTGAAGAAGGTTGCAGTGATTGGACCTAATGCTAACGACTTGGAAGTATTACTTGGAAATTACAATGGTTATCCTACCAATCCTAAAACTCCACTTACCGGACTTCGTGAAAAACTTCCTAATGCTGAAGTTACCTTTGCACAGGGTTGCCCATTGGCCGAGAAGCTTCCTTACTTCTCTGCTGTTCCTACAGATTATCTATTTACCGATGCAACTATGCAGCAAAAAGGTTTAAAGGCTGACTATTACAATAACAGTGATTGGAAAGGTAAACCGGTTCATTCACGTATTGATAAGAATGTAGATTTTGTATGGCGAACAACACCTCCGTTTAAAGATCTGAAGTATGACCATTTCTCCGCTAAGTGGAGTGGGGTGCTTGTTCCTCCGGTTACCGGTGAGTATGCTCTTGGTGGTGAAGGCTTTTCTGGATTTAACCTATATATAAATGATAAACTAGTTACTAAATGGAATGATATTCATCATCCCCGTAAATTGTATGAGTTGATGACTTTGGAAGCTGGTAAAGCATATAATATTCGTCTGGAATATACTCAGAACAATACTGAATATTCTATTATGCGTCTGTTGTGGGATACTCCAAAGCCAAATTTAAAACAAGAAGCTATTGAGCTGGCTAAAAAATCGGATGTTGTTGTTCTTTGCATGGGACTTAGTCCGCTGCTCGAAGGTGAAGAAATGCCTGTAAAAGTAGAAGGATTCTCGGGTGGTGACCGTCTGGATATTAAATTACCAAACACGCAGACCGACCTTATTCGTGAGATTCAGAAACTGGGAAAACCTACAGTATTGGTATTGCTTAACGGAAGTGCACTTGCCTTTAACTGGGAAAATGAAAATATTCCTGCTATTGTTGAGGCTTGGTACCCGGGGCAAGGTGGTGGAACTGCCATTGCTGATGTTCTCTTTGGTGATTACAATCCATCCGGACGATTACCGCTAACTTTTTACAAATCAATTGACCAGATTCCTGCCTTCACTGAATATGATATGACTGGCAAGACTTATCGTTATTTTAAAGGTGAACCTCTTTATCAGTTTGGTTACGGTTTGAGTTATTCTACTTTTGAATACGCTATCAAAAATGCCCCATCTTCAATAAAAGCAGGAGAAGAAATCAAGGCAACTGCAGAAGTAAAGAACACTGGAAAGTATGATGGTGATGAAGTAGCTGAACTTTATGTATCTCTTCCTGATAGCAAATTGAAGACTGCCATTCGTTCTCTTCAGGGATTTAAACGTGTTCATCTGAAAGCTGGAGAAACCAAAGAGGTTGAGTTCACTTTGAAACCTATTCAAATGTCGGCACGCAACAAGGATAACTTTGCTGTGGTTGAGGCTGGTACAGTTCAGATTTCTGTAGGTGGCAAGCAACCGGATGCTAAATCTATTGCTTCCAAGCAAGTGGTGCAGAAGGATGTTCTGGTTACCGGAAATACATATTATGTGAAGGAATAA
- a CDS encoding sialate O-acetylesterase, with the protein MKILSQTHRTSLRKGIALLFFLILPVAFANAEVRLPRLIADGMVLQRNTELKLWGWASPQEKIEISFLNKVYRTVADTSGKWLVKLPAQKAGGPYTMKVNDKLIKDILIGEVWLCSGQSNMELPINRVLDLYRAEVENANNSKIREFAVPLKYDFNAPTQDLSGGTWQSVNPKDVLRFSAVAYFFAKDLYQKYGVPVGIIRSAVGGSPIEAWLPEDRLNQYPAYQESSRVLRKAGYMDSIRTSEGKMVKEWNIALYKADKGISGSTKWFDKELDASDWGTMNLPSSWSDNGMKGLNTSVWLRKTIDMPASMVGKQATLRLGCVVDCDSVFVNGTFVGTISYQYPPRIYTIPAVLLKEGANTITIRVISYSGQGGFVKDKPYKLIVGNSEIDLKGDWKYKVGARMEPMKSTTTFQYKPFGLYNAMIAPITDYAIKGAVWYQGESNTGRSGEYEFMLSSLINNLRNKWGNPNLPFICMQLPNFMEAKKEPSESNWAMLREAQLSALKIPNTAVVVAIDLGEWNDVHPLNKKAVGHRLSLAAQKIAYGEKNLVSSGPIYKSMVIKGNQALLSFTSVGSGLTAKGELKGFAIAGSNNKFVWAKARIVGNKVVVWNNDIKNPVSVRYAWADNPQGANLRNKEGLPASPFRTNK; encoded by the coding sequence ATGAAAATATTATCTCAAACACATAGAACCAGTCTAAGGAAAGGAATCGCTTTATTATTCTTCCTGATTCTTCCAGTCGCCTTTGCCAATGCAGAGGTGAGGTTGCCACGACTCATTGCCGATGGCATGGTTTTGCAAAGAAACACTGAACTAAAATTGTGGGGATGGGCATCTCCGCAGGAAAAGATTGAAATTTCATTTCTTAATAAAGTGTATCGCACTGTTGCTGATACTTCCGGCAAGTGGCTGGTGAAACTTCCAGCTCAGAAGGCTGGTGGTCCTTATACTATGAAGGTAAACGATAAGCTGATAAAAGACATTCTGATAGGTGAAGTCTGGCTTTGTTCTGGTCAGTCTAATATGGAACTCCCTATAAACAGAGTTCTTGATCTTTATAGAGCAGAAGTTGAAAACGCAAACAATAGCAAAATCAGAGAATTTGCTGTTCCTTTAAAATATGACTTCAATGCTCCGACACAAGACCTTTCAGGCGGAACGTGGCAGTCAGTTAATCCAAAGGACGTTCTTCGTTTCTCTGCTGTGGCCTATTTCTTTGCAAAGGATTTGTATCAGAAATACGGTGTTCCGGTTGGTATAATCAGATCGGCTGTGGGAGGTTCACCTATTGAAGCCTGGTTACCAGAAGATAGATTGAACCAATATCCTGCTTATCAGGAGAGTTCAAGAGTACTTCGTAAAGCCGGATATATGGACAGTATACGGACAAGCGAAGGTAAAATGGTTAAAGAATGGAATATAGCGCTCTATAAAGCCGATAAGGGAATTTCCGGTTCTACAAAATGGTTTGATAAAGAACTTGATGCTTCCGACTGGGGAACAATGAATCTTCCTTCTTCCTGGTCGGATAATGGAATGAAAGGACTGAATACTTCCGTGTGGCTCAGGAAAACAATTGATATGCCGGCTTCAATGGTTGGCAAGCAGGCTACATTGAGACTTGGATGTGTTGTTGATTGCGACTCAGTCTTTGTGAACGGAACTTTTGTGGGAACAATTTCATACCAGTATCCTCCACGTATATACACCATTCCGGCCGTACTTTTGAAAGAGGGTGCCAATACTATAACCATCAGGGTGATTAGCTATAGTGGTCAGGGTGGTTTTGTAAAAGACAAACCTTATAAACTGATTGTCGGTAATAGTGAAATAGATTTGAAAGGCGATTGGAAATATAAGGTTGGTGCCCGGATGGAACCGATGAAGTCAACAACTACCTTTCAATATAAACCTTTTGGACTTTATAATGCCATGATAGCACCGATAACAGATTATGCAATCAAAGGGGCAGTATGGTATCAGGGAGAATCGAATACTGGTCGTTCCGGTGAATATGAATTCATGCTTTCCTCTCTGATTAACAATCTGAGAAATAAATGGGGCAATCCAAACCTGCCTTTCATCTGTATGCAGTTGCCTAATTTTATGGAAGCAAAGAAAGAACCGTCTGAAAGCAACTGGGCTATGTTAAGGGAAGCTCAGCTAAGTGCACTGAAGATACCAAATACGGCAGTGGTTGTTGCTATTGATTTAGGTGAATGGAACGATGTTCATCCGCTAAATAAAAAAGCTGTTGGCCACAGATTATCTCTGGCTGCTCAGAAAATAGCTTATGGAGAAAAGAATTTGGTTAGTTCAGGTCCTATCTATAAATCGATGGTCATTAAAGGAAATCAGGCTCTTCTTTCCTTTACAAGTGTAGGAAGCGGGTTAACAGCTAAAGGTGAACTAAAGGGATTTGCTATTGCCGGTTCCAATAATAAGTTTGTCTGGGCAAAAGCAAGAATAGTTGGAAATAAGGTCGTGGTATGGAATAATGATATAAAGAATCCGGTTTCTGTGAGATACGCCTGGGCTGATAATCCTCAAGGTGCAAATCTTAGAAACAAAGAGGGACTTCCTGCTTCTCCGTTCAGAACAAATAAATAG